In Helicoverpa zea isolate HzStark_Cry1AcR chromosome 3, ilHelZeax1.1, whole genome shotgun sequence, the following proteins share a genomic window:
- the LOC124646090 gene encoding UPF0430 protein CG31712, with product MGRSRSRSKSPRRHHKSSKHSRKKSRSKDRSSSRSRSSKLVEKSRERSSKSRKRSHSMSSSSSSEASYEGSRSHRKKSKGRSKMDEVDRLAEMERQRRVREAEQKVVEEEAAKRIELLVKKRVEEELEKRKDEIEQEVAKRVEEAKRKMEKEMMEELERQREQQRREELARQEEEARKRKELEEIMAENNKKIEEAQRKLAEERLAMIEEQRKMDEERQKLKKEQEKRVKEEQRKILGKNNSRPKLSFSLNPLS from the exons ATGGGTCGGTCAAGATCACGGAGTAAGTCACCGCGGCGACACCATAAAAGTAGCAAACATTCTAGGAAGAAGAGTCGCTCCAAGGATCGTTCATCATCAAGGAGTAGAAGTTCTAAACTTGTAGAAAAATCTAGGGAACGAAGTTCAAAATCCAG AAAAAGATCGCATTCCATGTCCTCTTCAAGCAGTAGTGAAGCTTCGTACGAAGGGAGTAGAAGCCACAGGAAGAAGTCGAAGGGGCGCAGTAAGATGGATGAAGTCGACAGACTAGCTGAAATGGAAAGACAGAGACGTGTGAGAGAAGCTGAACAGaaa GTGGTGGAAGAAGAAGCAGCGAAAAGAATAGAACTTCTAGTGAAGAAGAGAGTTGAAGAGGAattagaaaaaagaaaagatgAAATTGAACAAGAAGTGGCTAAAAGGGTAGAAGAAGCGAAACGGAAGATGGAGAAAGAAATGATGGAAGAACTTGAGCGACAAAGAGAACAACAGCGCCGCGAGGAGCTGGCTAGACAG GAGGAAGAAGCTCGTAAAAGGAAAGAGCTGGAGGAAATCAtggctgaaaataataaaaagattgaAGAAGCTCAGCGCAAGCTG GCTGAGGAGCGGCTAGCCATGATTGAAGAACAAAGGAAAATGGACGAAGAACGGcagaaattgaaaaaagaacaAGAAAAGAGAGTTAAAGAGgaacagagaaaaatattagGCAAAAATAATTCAAGACCTAAACTGTCATTCTCGTTGAATCCTCTATCATGA
- the LOC124646280 gene encoding mannose-P-dolichol utilization defect 1 protein homolog, with amino-acid sequence MAEFLKGLLLSVLSEKCYEEYFVKFNFLDGPCLTATLSKGLGIGIIAGSILVKVPQILKILNSKSAEGINIYGVYLELFAITANFAYSYVMGFPFSAWGEGTFLAIQTAAIAALVLHYGGGTGKAGIFIAAYAGIVSALVGGVTPTKVLWTMQAVNVPIIVVAKSIQVFTNYKNSSTGQLSAITCLLLFGGSIARIFTSLVETGDFIIIVTYCVSTVANGAIVAQLLWYWNVEKGTQNKNKNKKKKKQA; translated from the exons ATGGCAGAATTTTTGAAGGGTTTATTGTTATCGGTTTTATCAGAAAAGTGTTACGAAGAGTATTTCGTGAAATTCAACTTTCTTGATG GGCCTTGCTTGACCGCGACGCTAAGCAAGGGTTTAGGAATCGGTATCATCGCCGGCTCCATCCTAGTGAAAGTACCTCAGATATTGAAGATCCTGAACAGCAAGAGTGCCGAGGGGATCAATATTTATGGAGTCTATTTAGAGTTATTTGCAATCACAGCAAACTTTGCATACAGCTATGTTATGGGATTTCCATTTAG TGCATGGGGAGAAGGAACATTCCTCGCAATACAAACAGCAGCCATAGCTGCTCTCGTACTGCACTATGGAGGTGGAACAGGGAAAGCCGGTATATTCATAGCAGCGTATGCAGGCATTGTTTCTGCATTAGTCGGTGGAGTCACACCTACTAAAGTACTTTGGACCATGCAAGCAGTTAATGTGCCTATCATTGTTGTAGCTAAG TCAATTCAAGTATTCACAAACTACAAGAACAGCAGTACTGGCCAGCTATCAGCAATAACATGTTTGTTGCTGTTTGGAGGCAGTATAGCCAGAATATTCACATCACTTGTTGAAACTGGAGACTTCATTATTATCGTGACCTACTGCGTGTCTACCGTGGCCAACGGTGCAATTGTAGCTCAACTACTTTGGTACTGGAATGTCGAAAAAGGAACccaaaataagaataagaacaagaaaaaaaagaaacaagcataa